The Methylobacterium currus genome contains a region encoding:
- a CDS encoding MFS transporter, which produces MPTRPLPADGLDSAAAWRRLVVSVLLTTIGGVGMWSVVVVLPAVQAEFGAARGAAALPYTLTMVGFAFGGVLMGRLADRFGILAPLALGGICLFLGYGATALSTSLWQFALAHGLLIGLLGSSAAFGPLMADISLWFARRRGIAVSVCAAGNYLAGTLWPPLVQHAVSTYGWRATQAGIGLFCLATMLPLALLMRRRPPAAAVERGGAAGAGGTLGLPPSVLQGLLVVAGLACCVAMSMPQVHIVAYCGDLGYGVARGAEMLSLMLGFGIVSRIASGFLADRIGGLPTLLVGSVLQGVALLLYLAFDGLTSLYVISALFGLFQGGIVPAYAIIVRELFPASEAGGRVGVVIMATLFGMALGGWLSGVIFDLTGSYAAAFANGVGWNLLNVAISLWLVQRRAGQGRALPA; this is translated from the coding sequence GTGCCGACCCGCCCGCTGCCCGCCGACGGGCTCGATTCCGCCGCCGCCTGGCGCCGCCTCGTCGTCTCCGTGCTGCTGACCACCATCGGGGGCGTCGGCATGTGGTCGGTGGTGGTGGTGCTGCCCGCCGTGCAGGCGGAGTTCGGCGCCGCCCGCGGCGCCGCCGCCTTGCCCTACACCCTCACCATGGTCGGCTTCGCCTTCGGGGGCGTGCTGATGGGGCGGCTCGCCGACCGGTTCGGCATCCTGGCGCCGCTGGCGCTCGGCGGAATCTGCCTGTTCCTCGGCTACGGCGCCACCGCGCTCTCGACCAGCCTGTGGCAGTTCGCCCTGGCGCACGGGCTCCTGATCGGGCTGCTCGGCTCCTCCGCCGCCTTCGGGCCCTTGATGGCCGACATCTCGCTCTGGTTCGCGCGCCGGCGCGGCATCGCGGTCTCGGTCTGCGCCGCGGGCAACTACCTCGCCGGCACCCTGTGGCCGCCGCTGGTCCAGCACGCGGTGTCGACTTACGGCTGGCGCGCCACGCAGGCGGGCATCGGCCTGTTCTGCCTCGCCACCATGCTGCCCCTGGCGCTCCTGATGCGCCGGCGCCCGCCGGCCGCGGCCGTGGAGCGGGGCGGGGCCGCGGGGGCGGGCGGCACGCTCGGCCTGCCGCCGAGCGTGCTCCAGGGCCTGCTCGTGGTCGCGGGCCTCGCCTGCTGCGTCGCCATGTCGATGCCGCAGGTCCACATCGTCGCCTATTGCGGCGATCTCGGCTACGGCGTCGCCCGCGGCGCCGAGATGCTGTCCCTGATGCTCGGCTTCGGCATCGTCAGCCGGATCGCCTCGGGCTTCCTCGCCGACCGGATCGGCGGCCTGCCGACGCTCCTCGTCGGCTCGGTGCTCCAGGGCGTGGCGCTCCTCCTCTATCTCGCCTTCGACGGGCTGACCTCGCTCTACGTGATCTCGGCCCTGTTCGGCCTGTTCCAGGGCGGCATCGTGCCGGCCTACGCGATCATCGTGCGCGAGCTGTTTCCGGCGAGCGAGGCCGGGGGCCGGGTGGGGGTCGTCATCATGGCGACCCTGTTCGGCATGGCGCTCGGCGGCTGGCTCTCCGGCGTGATCTTCGATCTCACCGGCTCCTACGCGGCGGCCTTCGCCAACGGGGTCGGCTGGAACCTGCTCAACGTCGCCATCAGCCTGTGGCTGGTGCAGCGCCGGGCCGGGCAGGGGCGGGCACTGCCGGCCTGA
- a CDS encoding MFS transporter — MTREEKKVILASSLGTVFEWYDFYLYGSLAGIIGAQFFSSYPPATRDIFALLAFAAGFLVRPFGALVFGRVGDLVGRKYTFLVTILIMGLSTFIVGILPNAAQIGIAAPIILIALRLAQGLALGGEYGGAATYVAEHAPQGRRGFYTSWIQTTATLGLFLSLVVILAVRSFTGEAAFAEWGWRIPFLVSVLLLGISLWIRLQLSESPAFQRMKEEGKTSKAPLTEAFGQWRNAKIALIALLGLVAGQGVVWYTGQFYALFFLQSILKVDGYTANLLIAWALLLGTGFFVVFGWLSDKIGRKPIILAGCLIAALSFFPVFKQITTLANPALEKAIENVKVTVVADPAQCGSLFNPVGTRVFSAPCDLARDFLAKSSVRYATEAAPAGQPTVVRINGTEVPFAAGAPAAEFNKAAASALQAAGYPKAGDAQVVKMANPFDIFRPQVAGVIGLLFVLVLFVTMVYGPIAAALVELFPTRIRYTSMSLPYHIGNGWFGGLLPATAFAMVAQTGDIYYGLWYPIVIALMTFVLGLLLVPETKDRDIFDERDTAH, encoded by the coding sequence ATGACGCGGGAGGAGAAGAAGGTCATCCTGGCCTCCTCCCTCGGCACCGTGTTCGAGTGGTACGACTTCTACCTCTACGGCTCGCTCGCCGGCATCATCGGCGCGCAGTTCTTCTCGTCCTACCCGCCGGCGACCCGGGACATCTTCGCGCTGCTCGCCTTCGCGGCGGGCTTCCTGGTGCGGCCGTTCGGCGCCCTGGTGTTCGGGCGCGTCGGCGACCTCGTCGGGCGCAAATACACCTTCCTGGTCACCATCCTGATCATGGGCCTGTCGACCTTCATCGTCGGCATCCTGCCCAACGCCGCGCAGATCGGCATCGCGGCGCCGATCATCCTGATCGCCCTACGCCTCGCGCAAGGCCTGGCGCTCGGCGGCGAGTATGGCGGGGCGGCGACCTACGTCGCCGAGCACGCGCCGCAGGGCCGGCGCGGCTTCTACACCAGCTGGATCCAGACCACGGCGACGCTCGGCCTGTTCCTGTCGCTGGTGGTGATCCTGGCGGTGCGGTCCTTCACGGGCGAGGCCGCCTTCGCCGAGTGGGGCTGGCGCATCCCGTTCCTGGTCTCGGTGCTGCTGCTCGGCATCTCGCTCTGGATCCGCCTCCAGCTCAGCGAGTCGCCGGCCTTCCAGCGCATGAAGGAGGAGGGCAAGACCTCGAAGGCCCCTCTCACCGAGGCCTTCGGCCAGTGGCGCAACGCCAAGATCGCCCTCATCGCGCTGCTCGGCCTCGTCGCCGGCCAGGGCGTGGTCTGGTATACCGGCCAGTTCTACGCCCTGTTCTTCCTGCAATCGATCCTGAAGGTCGACGGCTACACCGCCAACCTGCTGATCGCCTGGGCGCTCCTGCTCGGCACCGGCTTCTTCGTGGTGTTCGGCTGGCTCTCGGACAAGATCGGCCGCAAGCCGATCATCCTGGCCGGCTGCCTGATCGCGGCGCTCAGCTTCTTCCCGGTGTTCAAGCAGATCACCACCCTGGCGAACCCCGCCCTCGAGAAGGCGATCGAGAACGTGAAGGTGACCGTGGTGGCCGATCCGGCCCAGTGCGGCAGCCTGTTCAACCCCGTCGGCACGCGGGTGTTCTCGGCCCCCTGCGACCTCGCCCGCGACTTCCTCGCCAAGTCCTCGGTCCGCTACGCCACCGAGGCCGCGCCGGCCGGCCAGCCGACGGTGGTGCGGATCAACGGCACCGAGGTCCCGTTCGCGGCGGGCGCGCCGGCGGCGGAGTTCAATAAGGCGGCGGCCTCCGCCCTCCAGGCGGCGGGCTACCCGAAGGCCGGCGACGCCCAGGTGGTGAAGATGGCGAACCCGTTCGACATCTTCCGGCCGCAGGTCGCCGGGGTGATCGGGCTCCTGTTCGTCCTCGTGCTCTTCGTCACGATGGTCTACGGCCCGATCGCCGCGGCCCTGGTCGAGCTGTTCCCGACCCGGATCCGCTACACCTCGATGTCCCTGCCCTACCATATCGGCAACGGCTGGTTCGGCGGCCTGCTCCCCGCCACCGCCTTCGCGATGGTGGCCCAGACCGGCGACATCTATTACGGCCTCTGGTACCCGATCGTCATCGCGCTGATGACCTTCGTGCTCGGCCTGCTCCTCGTGCCCGAGACCAAGGACCGGGACATCTTCGACGAGCGGGACACCGCGCACTGA
- a CDS encoding DUF1349 domain-containing protein, which translates to MGFQGGTWVNEPANWQMTGDGLHVVTDKATDFWRETHYGFTRDTGHFFAVTTTGDFTAQVRVRAQYRELYDQAGLMVRVSPRAWVKAGIELSDGIPMISSVLTIDRSDWATAPYGHDAGDFWLRATVAAGVLRLQVSSDGTRWPLMRLCPFPKASSYSVGPMCCTPERAGLSVDFSDFTIGAPLGKALHDLS; encoded by the coding sequence ATGGGCTTTCAAGGCGGAACCTGGGTCAACGAGCCAGCCAACTGGCAGATGACGGGCGACGGTCTTCACGTCGTCACGGACAAGGCCACGGATTTCTGGCGGGAAACCCATTACGGCTTCACCCGAGACACGGGCCATTTCTTCGCCGTGACGACCACCGGCGATTTTACGGCGCAGGTGCGGGTTCGCGCACAGTATCGGGAGCTGTACGACCAGGCCGGATTGATGGTGCGGGTCTCGCCGCGCGCATGGGTCAAGGCGGGGATCGAACTGTCTGACGGCATCCCGATGATCAGCAGCGTGCTGACGATCGACCGATCCGACTGGGCGACGGCGCCGTATGGTCACGACGCGGGGGATTTCTGGCTGCGGGCGACCGTTGCGGCAGGCGTGCTGCGGTTGCAGGTATCCTCCGACGGGACGCGTTGGCCGCTGATGCGGCTCTGTCCGTTTCCCAAGGCATCCTCGTACAGCGTCGGCCCGATGTGCTGTACGCCGGAGCGGGCCGGCCTGAGCGTCGACTTCTCCGATTTCACGATCGGCGCCCCCCTGGGCAAGGCGCTGCACGACCTCTCGTGA
- a CDS encoding sensor histidine kinase — MSGPVTSGSTGPRADDIPASAEAAEETAALRREVAALRRALAERDAFLAGVAHELRNPMTPILGQVERLLGTAAREAPEGRVAQGLVQLRWLVERYVRRATTLLDVSRAQTGQLALLAAPVPLAEVVEEVVASLSPMAAHAGSTIAVAVPDDLVLSCERLALDQILDNLVTNAIKYGDGGAITVAAVREGGVARIRVSDRGIGIAEADQARIFERFERAVGDPRVAPTGFGVGLWLVRRLAEAMGGGVALDSRPGEGATFTVTLPLHG, encoded by the coding sequence GTGAGCGGGCCGGTCACGAGCGGGTCGACGGGCCCCCGCGCCGACGACATCCCGGCATCGGCCGAGGCCGCCGAGGAGACGGCCGCCTTGCGCCGCGAGGTCGCCGCCTTGCGCCGGGCGCTTGCCGAGCGCGACGCGTTCCTGGCCGGCGTCGCGCATGAATTGCGCAACCCGATGACCCCGATCCTCGGCCAGGTCGAGCGCCTGCTCGGCACCGCCGCGCGCGAGGCGCCGGAGGGCCGGGTGGCGCAGGGGCTGGTGCAGCTGCGCTGGCTCGTCGAGCGCTACGTCCGCCGGGCGACGACCCTCCTCGACGTCTCCCGGGCCCAGACCGGGCAGCTCGCGCTGCTCGCCGCCCCGGTGCCCCTCGCCGAGGTGGTGGAGGAGGTGGTGGCGTCCTTGAGCCCGATGGCGGCCCATGCCGGCAGCACGATCGCGGTCGCGGTGCCGGACGACCTGGTGCTCTCCTGCGAGCGCCTCGCCCTCGACCAGATCCTCGACAACCTCGTCACCAACGCGATCAAGTACGGCGACGGCGGCGCGATCACGGTCGCGGCCGTCCGGGAGGGCGGCGTGGCGAGGATCCGGGTGAGCGACCGCGGCATCGGCATCGCGGAGGCCGACCAGGCCCGCATCTTCGAGCGCTTCGAGCGGGCGGTGGGCGATCCGCGCGTGGCGCCGACCGGCTTCGGGGTCGGCCTGTGGCTGGTGCGCCGTCTCGCCGAGGCGATGGGCGGCGGCGTCGCGCTCGACAGTCGCCCTGGCGAAGGCGCGACCTTCACGGTAACGCTCCCCCTCCACGGATAG
- a CDS encoding RAD55 family ATPase produces MGQAGAYGELERVPTGIAGLDDILGGGLFRGGVYIVQGTPGSGKTIFGNHACYTHAGSSAGSSAGSSPEHRALYVTLLAESHSRMLGHIAPLGFFQAGLIPDRITYLSAFRTLQDEGLAGLLTLLRREMAAREASLLVLDGLVAAEETAASALEFKTFIHELQTQAAATGATALLLTSASAGADLVAAEHTMVDGLIVLSSRLTGWRAERELEVRKFRGSGFLRGRHAFRITDDGIRVFPRIEARLRLPSRRDHVEGPALTTGSPALDAMLGGGLPHHSTTLIGGPSGIGKTTLGLQFLGADPEAPGLLCGFYESEAALLAKARALDLPAADLIADGRVAVLWQPATEGLIDEICTDLLGTIRNRRVRRVFIDGLDAMCRIAGDQDRIVRIFAALTAELRALGVTAMYTRETDLRGTFLDAPSGEPSLRQTSSVAENVVLMRSCALRSGIHRLIAVAKARDARIDSRLRVFDIRPGGLAIDDGPERAESILADRDAAGRGGE; encoded by the coding sequence ATGGGACAGGCCGGTGCCTACGGAGAGCTGGAGCGGGTTCCGACGGGAATCGCCGGCCTCGACGACATCCTGGGCGGCGGGCTGTTTCGCGGCGGCGTCTACATCGTCCAGGGCACGCCGGGATCGGGCAAGACCATCTTCGGCAACCATGCCTGCTACACGCATGCCGGGTCCTCTGCCGGGTCCTCTGCGGGATCCTCGCCGGAGCACCGGGCGCTCTACGTCACGCTGCTGGCCGAGAGCCATTCCCGGATGCTCGGCCACATCGCGCCGCTCGGCTTCTTCCAGGCCGGCCTGATCCCCGACCGGATCACTTACTTGAGCGCCTTCCGCACCCTGCAGGACGAGGGGCTCGCCGGCCTCCTGACCCTGCTGCGCCGGGAGATGGCCGCCCGCGAGGCGAGCCTGCTCGTCCTCGACGGCCTGGTGGCGGCGGAGGAGACCGCCGCCTCGGCCCTCGAGTTCAAGACCTTCATCCACGAATTGCAGACCCAGGCCGCGGCGACCGGCGCCACCGCGCTCCTCCTCACCAGCGCCTCGGCCGGGGCCGACCTGGTGGCGGCCGAGCACACGATGGTCGACGGCCTCATCGTCCTGTCGAGCCGGCTCACCGGATGGCGGGCCGAGCGCGAACTGGAGGTGCGCAAGTTCCGCGGCAGCGGCTTCCTGCGCGGGCGCCACGCCTTCCGCATCACCGATGACGGGATCCGGGTGTTTCCGCGCATCGAGGCGCGCCTGCGGCTGCCGAGCCGGCGCGACCACGTCGAGGGCCCGGCCCTGACCACCGGGTCGCCCGCCCTCGACGCGATGCTGGGCGGCGGCCTGCCGCACCACTCCACCACCCTGATCGGCGGTCCCTCCGGCATCGGCAAGACGACGCTCGGCCTGCAGTTCCTCGGCGCCGACCCGGAGGCGCCGGGCCTGCTCTGCGGCTTCTACGAGAGCGAGGCGGCGCTTCTCGCCAAGGCCCGGGCGCTCGACCTGCCAGCGGCCGACCTGATCGCGGACGGCCGGGTCGCGGTGCTGTGGCAGCCCGCCACCGAGGGGCTGATCGACGAGATCTGCACCGATCTGCTGGGGACGATCCGGAACCGGCGGGTCCGGCGCGTGTTCATCGACGGTCTGGACGCGATGTGCCGGATCGCAGGGGATCAGGACCGGATCGTCCGCATCTTCGCCGCCCTGACGGCCGAGCTGAGGGCGCTGGGCGTGACGGCGATGTACACCCGGGAGACCGACCTGCGCGGCACCTTCCTCGACGCCCCCTCGGGTGAGCCCTCCCTGCGGCAGACCTCCAGCGTCGCCGAGAACGTGGTGCTGATGCGCTCCTGCGCCCTGCGCTCCGGCATCCACCGCCTGATCGCCGTCGCCAAGGCCCGGGACGCCCGGATCGACTCCCGGCTGCGCGTCTTCGACATCCGCCCTGGCGGCCTGGCGATCGACGACGGCCCCGAGCGGGCCGAATCGATCCTGGCCGACCGCGACGCGGCGGGACGCGGCGGGGAATAA
- a CDS encoding response regulator translates to MATVLIVDDEFGIAELLDAVLSDDGHNVVTAANGRQGLARVAATRPDLIFLDFMMPVMDGPAMLAALGVDPETSGIPVVLMSSMPEDTVRERAAGHAAFLRKPFRIRQVHDLVAALLANS, encoded by the coding sequence GTGGCGACGGTGCTCATCGTGGACGACGAGTTCGGCATCGCCGAGTTGCTGGACGCCGTCCTCTCCGACGACGGCCACAATGTGGTCACCGCCGCCAACGGGCGGCAGGGCCTCGCCCGCGTCGCGGCGACCCGGCCCGACCTGATCTTCCTCGACTTCATGATGCCGGTGATGGACGGGCCGGCGATGCTGGCCGCCCTCGGGGTCGATCCGGAGACAAGCGGGATCCCGGTCGTGCTGATGAGCTCGATGCCGGAGGACACCGTGCGGGAGCGCGCCGCCGGTCACGCCGCCTTCCTGCGCAAGCCGTTCCGGATCCGGCAGGTGCACGACCTCGTGGCAGCGCTCCTCGCCAATAGTTGA
- a CDS encoding bifunctional helix-turn-helix transcriptional regulator/GNAT family N-acetyltransferase — MMQADEVDAAMVAAVRAFGRFYTRQIGLLEEGLHRSAFSLTEARVLYELAHRDRLTASILGQDLGLDAGYLSRLLKRFEDQGLLSRQTAAGDGRRQVLALTPEGQAAFAPLDAASRAEVGALLARLSAADRAALVGAMARVRHLLGDPSEGPPAEADTVLRDLKPGDLGWITHRQGVLYATEYGFDLTFEALVAEILAGFVRDFDPGRAGAWIAEQGGEILGSVFLAPASETVGKLRLLYVEPSARGQGLGRRLTAACVEGARARGYRQLTLWTNDVLGAARRIYAEAGFRLVEAAPHRSFGQDLVGETWILDL; from the coding sequence ATGATGCAGGCGGACGAGGTCGATGCCGCGATGGTCGCGGCGGTGCGGGCCTTCGGCCGGTTCTACACCCGGCAGATCGGCCTCCTGGAGGAGGGGCTGCACCGCAGCGCCTTCTCGCTCACCGAGGCGCGGGTGCTCTACGAGCTCGCCCATCGCGATCGCCTGACCGCCTCGATCCTCGGGCAGGATCTCGGCCTCGATGCCGGCTATCTCAGCCGCCTGCTCAAGCGCTTCGAGGACCAGGGGCTCCTCAGCCGGCAGACGGCCGCAGGCGACGGGCGACGCCAGGTCCTGGCCCTGACGCCGGAGGGGCAGGCCGCCTTCGCGCCGCTCGATGCGGCGTCGCGGGCCGAGGTCGGGGCGCTGCTGGCGCGCCTCTCGGCCGCCGACCGGGCCGCCCTCGTCGGCGCGATGGCGCGGGTGCGCCACCTGCTCGGGGATCCGTCGGAAGGGCCGCCGGCAGAGGCGGATACGGTCCTGCGCGACCTGAAGCCCGGCGATCTCGGCTGGATCACCCACCGCCAGGGCGTGCTCTACGCCACCGAATACGGCTTCGACCTCACCTTCGAGGCCCTGGTGGCCGAGATCCTGGCCGGGTTCGTGCGCGACTTCGACCCAGGCCGGGCCGGGGCCTGGATCGCCGAGCAGGGGGGCGAGATATTGGGCAGCGTCTTCCTGGCGCCGGCCTCCGAGACGGTCGGGAAGCTGCGCCTGCTCTATGTCGAGCCCTCCGCCCGGGGCCAGGGCCTCGGCCGGCGCCTCACCGCGGCCTGCGTCGAGGGCGCCCGCGCGCGCGGCTACCGGCAGCTGACGCTCTGGACCAACGACGTCCTGGGCGCCGCCCGGCGGATCTACGCCGAGGCGGGCTTCCGCCTGGTCGAAGCGGCGCCGCACCGCTCCTTCGGGCAGGACCTGGTGGGGGAGACCTGGATTCTGGACCTGTGA
- a CDS encoding L,D-transpeptidase family protein, whose protein sequence is MALRGRTILCVTAVAAVLFAGALPVQAAPKHLAPVPPATLALMAARTMAPSAPVLLRAYKQESEIEVWKQAADGRYVHLKTFPICRWSGQLGPKARAGDRQVPEGFYSVATRQLNPNSAYYLSFDVGYPNAYDRAHGGTGSALMVHGTCSSAGCFAMTDRQVGEIYALVRDALAGGQAAFQFQAFPFRMTARALARHRTDRHIAFWRQLKEGSDRFEATGREPLVGVEGGRYVFAPYPDPAIEALAVARRGEEEARIQALVEGGVEAVRTTYADGGQHPSFTAMLKRASAFGAAAGGAAAVTGGLGGAAAVTGGTATVASATAYATEGTPAASPFAAFIVPAGLGEVSRPEALAMAGREVVVVPARRRPPAPIHPIQVAAAVVKLPLIETEPSPFSRLRLAEEPSRLTLAASPEPARPRFLTARFAALP, encoded by the coding sequence ATGGCCTTGCGGGGACGGACGATCCTGTGCGTGACGGCCGTCGCGGCGGTCCTGTTCGCGGGCGCTCTCCCCGTCCAGGCGGCGCCCAAGCACCTCGCCCCGGTCCCGCCCGCGACGCTCGCCCTGATGGCGGCGCGCACCATGGCGCCCTCGGCGCCGGTGCTGCTGCGGGCCTACAAGCAGGAATCCGAGATCGAGGTGTGGAAGCAGGCCGCGGATGGCCGCTACGTCCATCTCAAGACCTTCCCGATCTGCCGCTGGTCGGGCCAGCTCGGCCCCAAGGCCCGGGCCGGCGACCGGCAGGTGCCGGAGGGGTTCTACTCGGTCGCCACGCGCCAGCTGAACCCGAACTCGGCCTATTACCTCTCCTTCGACGTCGGCTATCCCAACGCCTATGACCGGGCCCATGGCGGCACCGGCTCGGCCCTGATGGTGCACGGCACCTGCTCGTCCGCCGGCTGCTTCGCGATGACCGACCGGCAGGTCGGCGAGATCTACGCGCTGGTGCGCGACGCGCTCGCCGGCGGGCAGGCGGCGTTCCAGTTCCAGGCCTTCCCGTTCCGGATGACCGCCCGCGCCCTGGCGCGCCACCGCACCGACCGGCACATCGCCTTCTGGCGCCAGCTCAAGGAGGGCTCGGACCGGTTCGAGGCGACCGGGCGCGAGCCGCTGGTCGGCGTCGAGGGCGGGCGCTACGTCTTCGCCCCCTATCCCGACCCGGCCATCGAGGCCCTGGCGGTGGCACGGCGCGGCGAGGAGGAGGCCCGCATCCAGGCCCTGGTCGAGGGCGGCGTAGAGGCGGTGCGCACCACCTACGCCGATGGCGGCCAGCATCCGAGCTTCACCGCGATGCTGAAGCGCGCCTCGGCCTTCGGGGCCGCCGCAGGCGGCGCAGCCGCCGTCACCGGCGGCCTGGGCGGCGCAGCCGCCGTCACCGGTGGCACGGCGACCGTGGCGAGCGCCACCGCCTACGCGACGGAGGGCACCCCGGCGGCGAGCCCCTTCGCGGCCTTCATCGTGCCGGCCGGCCTCGGCGAGGTCAGCCGGCCCGAGGCCCTGGCGATGGCCGGGCGCGAGGTGGTGGTGGTCCCGGCCCGCCGGCGCCCGCCAGCCCCGATCCACCCGATCCAGGTCGCGGCGGCCGTCGTGAAGCTGCCGCTGATCGAGACCGAGCCGTCGCCGTTCTCGCGCCTGCGCCTGGCGGAGGAGCCCTCCCGCCTCACCCTCGCGGCCTCCCCCGAGCCGGCGAGGCCCCGGTTCCTGACGGCGCGGTTCGCGGCGCTGCCCTGA
- the speG gene encoding spermidine N1-acetyltransferase: MGPTIKLRPLEREDLLFVHQLNNNDSIMRYWFEEAYESFAELAQLYERNIHNQTERRFIIATPENERAGLVELVEINHLHRSCEFQIAIHPSFQGRGYALRATQIAMDYAFKVLNIHKLYLHVDKDNRRAIGIYEACGFETEGILRDEFFVNGKYRDAVRMCMFQPAYLARRGGGDVSEPVLKT, encoded by the coding sequence ATGGGCCCGACCATCAAGCTGCGACCGCTGGAACGCGAGGACCTGCTCTTCGTGCACCAGCTCAACAACAACGACAGCATCATGCGCTACTGGTTCGAGGAGGCCTACGAGTCCTTCGCCGAGCTGGCGCAGCTCTACGAGCGCAACATCCACAACCAGACCGAGCGGCGCTTCATCATCGCCACCCCGGAGAACGAGCGCGCCGGCCTGGTCGAGCTGGTGGAGATCAACCACCTGCACCGCTCCTGCGAGTTCCAGATCGCGATCCACCCGTCCTTCCAGGGCCGCGGCTACGCCCTGCGGGCGACCCAGATCGCGATGGACTACGCCTTCAAGGTGCTCAACATCCACAAGCTCTATCTGCACGTCGACAAGGACAACCGGCGCGCCATCGGCATCTACGAGGCCTGCGGCTTCGAGACCGAGGGCATCTTGCGCGACGAGTTCTTCGTCAACGGCAAGTACCGCGACGCGGTGCGGATGTGCATGTTCCAGCCGGCCTACCTCGCCCGGCGCGGCGGCGGCGACGTCAGCGAGCCGGTGCTGAAGACCTGA